The genomic region atttttatttttttaattgctcAATTCAGTTTGGTTGGCAAAGCTGTGGAGTGGACAGACCAAACAACactgtcgtgtgtgtgtgtgtgttgatcaCAAACTACATTAGTAGTAAGTAAATAGAGATACTTGAGATCTGAGTAGCTAATTAACGGTGGAAGCATTTGCAAATAATGTACTGCTTGACTGAGCTCTGTTGTTAATTGAAGCCTTTGGGAGGAAATTTGGTTTTAACTAatccaaaaaaagaaatttactCAACGTTCCCAGTTTTTGTCAGGTTTCATTATATCAAACAAAAGGCTAGTTTCCAAAATGGTCCCATTTACAGCCATGCTATACTTCTCATAAACCAAAACAGCACTGCGGATCTCTCTGTTAACCATTAATATGCTGAACCCTTTTGCTCCCAGGATAACAGTGGTGTTATAGGTCTTCTGGAGCCCATGAAAATATCTTCTGTTCCAGTCAAAATCCCCATGATAGAACCTGTTGTAAAAATTGTGTCAGGTAAGAAACCTTCTTTATTTCTTTGCTGTTTGCACTCTGCATATTAACTTCTAacaatgtttctgttttattttcatgaatCCTTTTAATAGGTAACGACCACCTGATACTGGTTACACTGGAGGGAAGTCTTTACTCATCAGGAAATGCAGAGCAGGGGCAGCTGGGAAGAGTGCCTGAGCATTTTTCAGACAGAGGAGGCAGGAAAGGCCTCGGTAAGTAATTGTCTTACTTTGAGCGCTCGCTGTCAACTGGAATAAAAGCGTACTCGAATTTACATCTCTAATTTCTGATTACATTAACAACAGGTATTTTCATCACTTCTGTGTAATTTATATTACTGTCGTGTTGTGGCTGACTGTTTGACTTCTGATTTCAGGCCGGTTGCTGGTACCGCAGATGGTACATGTCAAAGGGAAAGTTCACTTCATAGATGCCTTCTGTGGGGCATACTTCACCTTCGCTGTTTCAAGAGAGGGACATGTTTATGGATTTGGCCTCTCCAACTATCACCAGCTGGGTTAGTATGGAACATCAGAATTTTAGTCATTTGATGATGTGAATTGGTCCAATTTGTGTCATAGCTTTAACTAGTAATATCTGACTTTGCTTTAAGGTTAGCATTAGCATCAGTCATCATGAAGTGTTTTATTTGTTCTCactctttttttatattctttgtCTGTTCAGGCACTAAAAGCATGAAGACCTGTTTTGTCCCAATAAAACTGACATGCTTCAAGAACTCTACCACTTCCTGGGTGGACTTCTCCGGAGGACAACATCACACAATCTGCCTCGATGCTGAAGGTAAGCTCCATTTAATTGTGCTGTCAGGCCGTGTCTGATAAAACTATGTTAAAACTGAACAAGTATGCTTATCAGACTTTGTGATCCCATCAAGACTGATGTTACAACTCAGTGTGTTAGACAACTGCAACACAAACATCTCCCGTGTGCTCTACAGATTATACTAACGTGCAGCTCCACGACACCCAGCGATTCAGcactgtttattatttcattgtttgttaAGAAATCCAATGCTAGTAGGCACAAATGACCTGCGGGCCCAATTGGTTCGGAGGGATGGCACCCTATACCGTCTGCCTGATGATAACCGCTCATACTCTCCAAATAGGGGATGTGATACATCTCTAATAATTGCCTGCCCCTTCCTCACCAATCAGGACTTGCAGATCGTCGTCATGTTAGTTTGCTGTTCTCTGGCAATCTTACTGGACATATTAACTATCTtatgcagtttatttttattattcactgACAATGTAAAATACCAGGCAATGGAACAAAAAGTTAATATGCTTTCCACAAAAGAGCAATAGAAGAGGACCAATATAACTCTTTCCACACCAAACAGTCTCAGTTTCCGCATAAAATATAGACTCCACAACCCTATTGACAGACCACATTTGTTTGTAAACAGTATAACCCAAACCCTGAGTGAAAACTGTTTGGAAAAGAAAGTCGATACATAAAACAACATATCAGGCATTGCCAGGTAATGCCATAAACAATGTCaagatattaaaacacaaaagacacatgtaaaaattgttttgttaaattttttcCTAACAACCTCTGGTTGGGAAGCTGTTTTACAAGTCAATGACACCTGTTtgtcaaacaaacaatgaaTGGATCCcttttctcttcatcttttAGGACAGGTATATAGCCTGGGCAGAGCTGAGTATGGGCGTCTCGGTCTGGGCAAAGGGGTTGAAGAGAAGAGTGAGCCCACGCCTGTGTCGGGGATAGAGCTGGCGTGCGGAGTGGCATGTGGGGCGTCTGTCAGCTACGCTGTCACCAGAGAAGGtgagaaacaaagcaaaaacaacagAGGATTGTtatattgcttttttaaaacaggTTATGTTCTGCTAGCTTATATGAATTGTAACACAACTGCATTTGTCTAATGTTTGCAAAGAGCCAAGAAGGTAAAAAAGGATGCTCACCCCGCTAACTGTTGGCTGTGCTTACTCCAGGATCTGTGTACGCCTGGGGCATGGGCACCAACATGCAGCTTGGCACAGGAACGGAAGAGGATGAGTGGAGCCCTGTAAAGATGACTGGCAAGCAGCTGGAGAACCGCACAGTACTGATGGCCTCCAGTGGAGGGCAGCACACCGTCCTTTTGGTCAAAGATAAGCAGGAGAGCTGATGTTCATCTCAGGCAGGGAATGATGGGGGAATCTTTTGATCTGTTTCGAGGTGGGGCCTTGTTTACGATGCCTAAATCTGGGGATGGGGCTTAATGTAAATGTGACTGCCTGTGTCGAGCTGAGGAAGTGTGGGAGGTGCAGGGCCCTTTTTATGAGAACTCTTCTCCTGGTGTGGggacaaatgtattttttttttcttttaaatctagTTTTTGATGTTCTTTTCATTAAAAGTCATTAGTGTGACTGTAAATGTGATGTTTGTGAATGTGACTGTTTGCATGTAGATAAAGGAAATGAGAGTGCAAGCCTTTTAATGTATTCCCCACACGATAgtcttttaaagtgtttttttttctttgctttaaagaaataatttcaCTGACCCTGATTCAGACAGGACATTTATACTCCATGAGTTTAATACGTGAGACTACTGTTCATTTTACCTATGGCACACACAATTGCATCATACTGTATCCagcattttgttgcttttcctGTCTGAAAATAAAGATTACATTTTAAGTATTTAAGCCTTTTCTCATCCAGTAGGACTGCTGCAGCTAACGAcgattttagtactcgaagcttctatagattatttcattgatGCATCGTTTacgaagtacttttgcttggcggcagCTCCCAGCTCAACACCATACCTCAGGAACAAAAGGGGAGACTGACCACATTTCACAGTTGGTCAAACACTTGACTCAAAGGTCATTGTGACCTCCAAAATAGGTTTTTAGCCTTAATTTAAGAGAGGGTTAGGTGATTCCAGATTTCACACATGTTGACTGGGGCGACAGAGCACAGGTTTTCCTCCATCTCGTCCATTATGCCTTTTGTTTCCTGCCACGTACAGAATTTCCAGTATCATTGGCGTCAGTTGAATGCAAACAACGTGTTGATCCTGTGAGTGAGTAAGTTTCACCTACAGCTCAGACTCTTGGCTTCTAAAAATGCCAGGAGAAATCAAGCAACACCTTTTGTGCAGCTATACTCTAAGAATCAGTCTTATAGTAATCAAGTACATCTATGACAATCCTTCATTAATCAGTTCAACAATATATATTGACTGGAATCATACGTATCATCAAAATAGTAATAACTAATTTTACCAAAAACTACACttgaccttttattttcacTACACATATTAGTCTAGACAGACATGGATGTAACCTGAAAAATGAATGGTTAGTGAAAACCTACAACCACAGGACGGTAATTCtagttttgatttattttccattcaaaaatactgaacatttgctggtttgagcttctcagatgtgaggatttgctgcttttctttgtcttgtgGTAGTCAACTTAGTCTGTTTTGATTTATATTGttgttcagacaaaacaagctatttaattgtgatgggcattttagCTATATGattaactttgtttttacaattatattaaattaataatcaaaataatagtTAGCAGTTAGAATAATAATGAAGGTTTGTAGTTGTGGCCGTAAATGCAGTAACCACGCCATGCTTGCGAATGGAAATCCACCCTAAAACAAAATCTGGATATGGATTTTCATTTACGTTAATAAAAGGAAACATTTAGACCATTCTCACTCACACCATTTTCactcattttgaaaatattcatTGTTGGGGATATTTTCCACTTGATGTTTATAACTTTAATGCCATAAAGAAATAACTAGtgaaaatgtagaagtagcaTTGGCTGTTGTTGATGGTGAATAAAGATACAGAAGTTGCCTGCTTATTTCACAGATGAAGGATTTGGTAGCCTGTAGGATTGGGTGACATGGATAAAGTACTACATAAATATAAAGCGGTTAAACTCGAGCTGCTTCATGTCTATTTTGTATGCAAACAACACATTCCATACACACAGTAATCAATGTAAATGAGAAACACTTCAGGATGCAAGTGATGGTCCAAGTACATACATCAAAGCTAcatgcttttgtgttttgtctgggGGTGAAATGCACGGGGTCCTTGCTTGTCTCTTCTTGCTTTCATCTGACCAAAAGGACCGAAGATGAGGTGAAAGCTTCTAAAAAAGCTTTGAAATGAAAGTGTCTTTCATAAGCAGTTAATTGATCAGAGGGAACCTCTccccttgtttgtttttcatcacTGTTTGTCCTGTCACAAAGAAGCAATGTCAGGAATACATTCGATGGCACCGTTCATTGCTCATCGGTAATGGTTGTACAGTGGCTATAAGAGTCTCTCAAAAAGCAAGAGCGATGATTGTTCTTAACTGCCTCTGTTGTGCCTCCACCACACTGTTAACTCAAAACACGTATGAAATGGTGCTGTGTATTAACACAAAAGCAGCTTTCTTTGTTACACCTATGTACTACACATGTTTTTGAGAAACTTTCTCAAAGCACATTGGTCTGCAAAGAACATGAAGTGTTAAGGTTTTTTTTTGGACAGTTATTAAAGTGTGAAGGTATTGTTTGTCTCACCTACTACACTGCTGTACACAACTCACTAttacataataatacatttttctaCTATGATGAAAATAGCCTTTTATGGCAGAAACCAAAAagaaagtttgacattttgcagtGTGTCTGTAATTTCGGGTTATGTCTCTGACGGATCAACCCctcaatattttttataacattttctcTGGTATAATGTTGCCTAAGTTCAGTAATGAGCTGTTACAATGTCAGACACCAAGCAGAGCGAAATGTTCAGTCATATTATTATGACCCTGATGAAGTGGCCTTTAGACATGCACTCATTATTTTTCGTCACCCGCTGTGCTTGAATTTGAAgtaatttaacatttgttttgtagaACTTTGTGAAACCTCCAGACTGCATGAAATGTCTTGaacctttttaaatgtagttgttACATCTCTGTCCTTTCATTTTGCACTTTTAGACCTccaagaaaatattaaaatattttaaagacttTAAAGAAAAGACTTCAGTGTGCAGACTTGGGTAAATGGGACTGTGAGCTTGGGAAAGGCTGTTAAAAGCATCTTTGACATCTGTTAACAGCCTTCCACATGCTGGAGCATTCAAAGTCTGATAATGCTCGCAAACCCAGAAACATTCTCTTACGTTTCAGGTACAAAGAGAAGCATTTATCCAGGGATTCAGCAGTGACATCCTGTGATGAATTCCTTTCATTTGTAGAAAGTGAAAAGAGGATTTTTCATAATGTATGTGGTCTCTAATCTTCCTCTCATTAAACCAATAACAGAGGAGACCGAGGAGTCACCTGCACAGCCACACATTAACCACTCAGAGCTTTACATACGGCTTTTATAAGCTTTTGTTGTGGTAACTGTCTTTGCGTGTGCTTTACACTGCACATCTGTCTTGCGACAGGCTGCATGATGCATTCATGAACAGCAGCATCATGCTATTAAAATTGTAACCTTACAACAGAACACATTTTGCATCATTTAGCTCCTTCCTTGATTGGGATGTGGCAGCCCCTGAGTCACCCTGCTGCTTTCTTAATTAACTTGTCATTTCAAGTTGTATTGAGTGCTGTTTCTCAAGTACGTCTTAATCAAGAAATCCAAAGTGTTTTGATGATTCCAATGCTTTGAGGAGGCTCTTGTTTTCGTCAAGTGGGCCATCATAGTGGGAACCTGGTGAATGTGGCACAGCGGGTAGCTGTTGTCCAGTTCATTCCCTTCCCATTTTGGATAAAATACCTTAaaatacatgtgtgtatgtgagaacTTAAGGtgtagaaagaaaaagaggccCACAAGACACTTGTCACCCATTTGCCATTCTCCGTCACTATTGCCCTCAAATGACAggcttgtctttgtgtttttgtgagaaGGCATTCAACCCAAAGCTCTTTTCCAACATACTGATTACAAACACTTTGaagacatcgcctggtgtttgTTCTTTCATTTTTCAGTTGGAAATTAGCATACACTATACGGAGGCTCATCTGTTGCATATGAGAAATGCTGCTCTGTACCAACAGATATTACAAACACAATGATCAATAGCGTCACATTCTTGGGAGCTCTAATAGGAGAATGGTGTACACTGcgaaaatgtgtatttctgtgagAGTGTGCACAAACTAAATAGGGTATTATTAGCAAATGAGAACCTCTCTTGCTGTTAAGCTGCTGATACTCCCATTGCCTGCGGACCACACTTGTAATTACTGGAGCCCCACAGCGGAGGACCAACAGCTGTGCAGGGGCTTGTAGAATTGGACCAATCTCTAAATCTGATTCATGATTAGAGATCTGTCACGTTGACCAGATGACAACAGGCATCAAA from Micropterus dolomieu isolate WLL.071019.BEF.003 ecotype Adirondacks linkage group LG03, ASM2129224v1, whole genome shotgun sequence harbors:
- the rcc1 gene encoding regulator of chromosome condensation — its product is MPGKKSTTKRKSDAIVKDHRDIKKVKVTHRSHGKEAGQVLVVGQGDVGQLGLGEDIIERKKPALVSLPEKIVQVTAGGMHTVCLSDTGHVYTFGCNDEGALGRDTTEEGSEMVPRKVTLEEKVVQVSAGDSHTAALTEDGTVYLWGSFRDNSGVIGLLEPMKISSVPVKIPMIEPVVKIVSGNDHLILVTLEGSLYSSGNAEQGQLGRVPEHFSDRGGRKGLGRLLVPQMVHVKGKVHFIDAFCGAYFTFAVSREGHVYGFGLSNYHQLGTKSMKTCFVPIKLTCFKNSTTSWVDFSGGQHHTICLDAEGQVYSLGRAEYGRLGLGKGVEEKSEPTPVSGIELACGVACGASVSYAVTREGSVYAWGMGTNMQLGTGTEEDEWSPVKMTGKQLENRTVLMASSGGQHTVLLVKDKQES